The following proteins are encoded in a genomic region of Populus nigra chromosome 16, ddPopNigr1.1, whole genome shotgun sequence:
- the LOC133675044 gene encoding transcription factor MYB62-like translates to MSEDIIMSSLKKSMTGSKEDDTSELRRGPWTLEEDTLLVHYIGRHGEGRWNLLAKRAGLRRTGKSCRLRWLNYLKPDVKRGNLTPQEQLLILDLHSKWGNRWSKIAQHLPGRTDNEIKNYWRTRVQKQARHLKIDANSTAFQNIIRWFWMPRLLQKIGGSATSSSAMPSQRPAVVSQPNLNYAPHLSTFPPALPPLVQQQEAPLDMSVTMHYLEPHEQTSDSELGTSSCISSAESMNVSQMSQLSEYPTSPFQAIGNNSSEYSTLAKGCYYVDSNCYDMEAINLATMPVPGELGISAGDRHMEDGDWGAYDFGDTMWNMDELWQFRNLQGKEN, encoded by the exons ATGAGCGAGGACATCATCATGTCTTCTTTAAAAAAGAGCATGACAGGTTCTAAGGAAGATGATACTTCTGAACTTAGGAGGGGGCCATGGACTCTTGAAGAAGACACCCTCCTTGTTCATTATATTGGTCGTCATGGAGAAGGCCGATGGAATTTGCTAGCTAAACGTGCAG GGTTAAGGAGAACCGGGAAGAGTTGCAGATTGAGATGGCTAAACTATCTAAAACCAGATGTAAAGCGAGGAAATCTTACTCCACAGGAACAACTCTTGATCCTTGACCTCCATTCCAAGTGGGGCAATAG GTGGTCAAAAATCGCACAACATTTGCCAGGTAGAACTGACAATGAAATCAAGAACTATTGGAGAACTAGAGTGCAGAAACAAGCAAGGCACCTTAAGATAGATGCCAATAGCACAGCATTTCAGAATATAATTAGGTGGTTTTGGATGCCAAGATTGCTTCAAAAGATAGGAGGATCGGCAACATCTTCATCAGCCATGCCATCCCAAAGACCAGCAGTAGTTTCTCAGCCGAACCTCAATTATGCTCCTCATCTTTCAACGTTCCCGCCAGCACTCCCTCCACTAGTACAGCAGCAAGAAGCTCCTCTTGATATGAGTGTGACAATGCATTATTTGGAGCCTCATGAACAAACCTCAGACTCAGAGCTTGGCACAAGTTCATGCATTTCTTCAGCAGAATCAATGAATGTCTCACAAATGTCTCAATTATCAGAATACCCTACAAGTCCCTTTCAAGCCATAGGCAACAACAGCAGTGAGTACAGCACCTTGGCGAAGGGTTGCTATTATGTTGACAGCAATTGCTATGACATGGAAGCCATCAACCTAGCAACGATGCCAGTGCCTGGAGAACTTGGGATCTCAGCTGGCGATCGCCACATGGAAGATGGTGATTGGGGTGCATACGATTTCGGAGATACTATGTGGAACATGGATGAATTATGGCAATTTAGGAACTTGCAAGGAAAGGAAAATTAA